A stretch of Castanea sativa cultivar Marrone di Chiusa Pesio chromosome 2, ASM4071231v1 DNA encodes these proteins:
- the LOC142626388 gene encoding uncharacterized protein LOC142626388 yields MLDEAPLPTSTSIRDFQHRKAEYVANAVEQALLLLGDMADLKSMKKQEVFLTLKRDLALVVQAAHRAEELVNSSHRQMKEEKGRRITAMDAFNVAKKRTQELNNKLTVADRDKKSAESALEGVERQAESQRK; encoded by the exons ATGCTGGACGAAGCTCCCCTTCCAACAAGTACCTCCATAAGGGACTTCCAGCATAGGAAGGCTGAGTATGTGGCCAATGCTGTGGAGCAGGCCCTTCTCTTGCTCGGAGATATGGCTGACCTTAAGTCCATGAAGAAACAAGAGGTGTTTCTCACTCTTAAGAGGGACCTTGCCCTG GTTGTCCAAGCTGCGCACAGGGCCGAGGAGCTGGTGAATAGCTCCCACAGGCAGATGAAAGAGGAGAAGGGCAGGCGCATCACTGCTATGGACGCCTTCAATGTAGCAAAAAAAAGGACTCAAGAGTTAAACAACAAGCTAACAGTGGCAGATCGAGACAAAAAGAGCGCCGAGTCTGCCCTAGAAGGAGTTGAAAGGCAAGCAGAGAGTCAACGCAAATAG
- the LOC142624583 gene encoding putative mediator of RNA polymerase II transcription subunit 26c, translated as MDIDDFRTVLESSGVDVWTFIETAISVASMDYGSELKQRRDGIVERLYAATASFQSRCQNCDEDDGDNGNAVNINRRQQNSNSIGDEAKTATAAVRDDDGSEDLDPYCGLFEDQQKRILEIKEHLEDPEQTEESLVELLQTLADMDITFQELKETDIGRHVNRLRKNSSNDVRRLVKLLVRKWKDIVDEWVKLNQPGERTSSALMADGDSPQQKVTQNGYHQVPDFAYSPNPHNGSSGSDKNNSESEPKPKVIPRKEAPPPRAAPVSASAHQNRQREQQQKDVDSEKLASARKRLQENYKEAENAKRQRTIQVMDIHEIPKPKNAFFGKNKGGSGGSSHGKHW; from the exons atggatATAGATGATTTCAGAACGGTTCTAGAGAGTTCAGGTGTGGATGTATGGACGTTTATAGAGACGGCGATTTCGGTGGCGTCTATGGATTATGGTAGCGAGTTGAAGCAACGGAGAGATGGGATCGTTGAGAGGCTCTACGCTGCGACGGCGTCGTTTCAGTCTCGCTGTCAGAATTGCGATGAAGATGACGGTGATAACGGTAACGCCGTTAATATCAATCGGAGACAACAGAATAGTAATAGTATTGGTGATGAAGCGAAGACGGCGACGGCGGCGGTGAGAGATGACGACGGCAGCGAGGATTTGGATCCGTATTGTGGTTTGTTCGAAGATCAGCAAAAGAGGATTCTCGAAATTAAAGAACATCTCGAAGATCCTGAACag ACTGAGGAATCGTTGGTTGAATTGCTTCAAACTCTAGCTGATATGGATATTACATTCCAAGAGCTTAAG gaGACTGATATAGGGAGGCATGTGAATCGATTGAGAAAGAATTCATCGAATGATGTGAGAAGATTGGTGAAGCTGCTAGTCAG GAAGTGGAAGGATATTGTGGATGAATGGGTGAAGTTGAATCAACCTGGGGAACGCACATCCTCTGCTTTAATGG CTGATGGAGACTCACCTCAGCAGAAAGTAACTCAAAATGGTTATCACCAG GTTCCTGATTTTGCTTACTCTCCAAATCCACACA ATGGGAGTTCTGGGTCAGATAAGAATAATTCAGAATCCGAGCCAAAGCCGAAAGTTATTCCTCGGAAAGAAGCTCCTCCTCCTAGAGCAGCACCTGTATCTGCCTCGGCACATCAAAAT AGACAAAgagaacaacaacaaaaggatGTTGACTCTGAAAAACTGGCTTCGGCAAGAAAAAGGCTTCAAGAGAATTACAAAGAAGCTGAAAATG CCAAAAGGCAAAGAACGATTCAGGTGATGGACATCCATGAGATCCCAAAACCCAAGAATGCCTTCTTTGGAAAGAACAAAGGTGGTAGTGGTGGTAGTTCACATGGGAAGCACTGGTGA
- the LOC142623601 gene encoding monooxygenase 2-like, which translates to MEEEDVVIVGAGIAGLATAVALKRVGIRALVIEKSEGLRATGATLSLYPNAWFAMDALGVSHKLINLYTPCKRAYITNVDTGATREVSFTRADRSGAVLRVVHRKALLEALAEELPKDTIRFSSKLTSIRTKAQKGSSIALIQMEDGTTIRAKALIGCDGVHSVVAARCLGLTVPINSGRWAVRGLARFPQGHGLNHDFQQFVTAGAKRAGFVPLNDKELYWFLTGKATLIGKDMARDPKVIQKEVIDKFAQDLPQLYTVIVQHSDLSTITWAPLLHRFPWDIIFGNVSKGNITVAGDAMHPMTPDIGQNECAALEDAVVLGQQFGELIAQRSRLVPLEVAQALTKYAQKRRWRAAGLIATSYLSGWVQLGGSGWFMKFLRDVMFYRLLHNKVLDVIHYDCGKLPCVSSCRELKN; encoded by the exons ATGGAGGAAGAGGATGTGGTGATAGTAGGGGCAGGGATAGCAGGTTTAGCAACTGCAGTAGCCTTAAAGAGAGTCGGAATTCGAGCTTTGGTGATAGAAAAATCAGAAGGGTTACGTGCCACCGGTGCAACATTAAGTCTTTACCCTAATGCTTGGTTTGCTATGGATGCCCTTGGTGTCTCTCACAAGCTTATCAATCTTTATACTCCTTGCAAAAG GGCATACATAACAAATGTCGATACTGGAGCAACTCGAGAAGTCTCTTTCACCCGAGCTGATAG AAGTGGAGCAGTACTTAGAGTGGTGCACCGTAAAGCCTTATTGGAAGCTTTGGCAGAGGAATTGCCAAAGGATACCATCCGTTTCTCTTCCAAGCTCACCTCCATCAGAACCAAAGCACAAAAAGGGTCATCGATTGCTCTCATTCAAATGGAAGATGGAACCACTATCAGAGCAAAA GCTTTGATAGGGTGTGACGGGGTACACTCAGTGGTGGCAGCACGTTGTTTAGGACTCACCGTGCCTATCAATTCAGGCAGATGGGCAGTGCGTGGGTTGGCTAGGTTTCCTCAAGGTCATGGGTTAAACCATGACTTCCAACAATTTGTAACTGCTGGTGCCAAAAGGGCTGGCTTTGTTCCTCTCAATGATAAAGAGCTTTATTGGTTTCTCACTGGCAAAGCTACTTTAATAG GTAAAGATATGGCAAGGGACCCAAAAGTGATCCAAAAAGAAGTGATTGATAAGTTTGCCCAAGACTTGCCTCAATTGTACACAGTGATAGTGCAGCACTCTGACCTATCCACTATAACATGGGCTCCACTATTGCATAGGTTTCCATGGGATATAATATTTGGAAATGTAAGCAAGGGCAATATTACAGTGGCAGGTGATGCTATGCACCCTATGACTCCTGATATAGGCCAAAATGAATGTGCAGCATTGGAAGATGCTGTTGTTTTGGGCCAGCAATTTGGGGAATTGATTGCTCAAAGATCAAGGCTTGTGCCATTAGAGGTGGCCCAAGCTTTAACAAAATATGCTCAGAAAAGGAGGTGGCGTGCGGCTGGGTTAATTGCTACCTCATATTTGTCAGGGTGGGTGCAATTAGGTGGGTCTGGATGGTTCATGAAATTTTTAAGGGATGTGATGTTCTATAGGCTTCTTCACAATAAGGTATTGGATGTTATACATTATGATTGTGGGAAGCTGCCTTGTGTCTCCTCATGCAGGGAACTGAAAAACTAA